Proteins from a single region of Chaetodon trifascialis isolate fChaTrf1 chromosome 10, fChaTrf1.hap1, whole genome shotgun sequence:
- the pthlhb gene encoding parathyroid hormone-like hormone b, with product MCSMVMLHQWSLAVFLLCSPVTLDGKPVDALSGRTRRSVSHAQLMHDKGRSLQEYKRRMWLHELLEEVHTADERAPPVQSRTQSQTFSGNALHEKPPGATKNLPDRFRLDREGPNLPQETNKSLAYKDQPLKVATKRKKKVRLGRRRESDKKRRRARSVTTQEP from the exons ATGTGCTCTATGGTCATGCTTCATCAGTGGAGTCTGGCTGTGTTCTTGCTGTGCTCGCCAGTGACTCTTGATGGGAAACCAGTTGATGCACTTAGTGGCAGAAC GAGGAGATCAGTGAGCCATGCCCAGCTGATGCATGACAAGGGTCGCTCCTTGCAGGAGTACAAACGTCGCATGTGGCTGCATGAACTGCTAGAGGAGGTGCACACAGCCGATGAGCGAGCTCCACCTGTGCAGAGCAGAACACAGAGCCAAACCTTCAGTGGGAACGCTCTGCATGAGAAGCCTCCAGGGGCCACCAAGAACCTCCCTGACAGGTTCAGGCTGGACAGAGAGGGCCCTAACCTGCCCCAGGAGACCAACAAGTCTCTGGCTTATAAGGACCAGCCACTAAAAGTGGCcaccaagaggaaaaaaaaggtgaggTTAGGCCGACGAAGAGAGAGCGACAAGAAGCGGAGACGGGCACGGTCCGTTACAACACAGGAGCCATGA